Proteins from one Leptonema illini DSM 21528 genomic window:
- a CDS encoding glycoside hydrolase family 25 protein, translated as MLKNHRLRLITFAGLFAALATGAVLLTPVLYDRGWLQFNHPDKERFPVRGLDVSHHQGVIDWPLVGRSEYRFVYIKATEGGDFTDPQFHRNWKASEEAGLIRGAYHFYTLCRPGRDQAEHLIRTVPGAHMLPPAIDLEFGGNCSKRPARDEFNRELNQFLDMIRTHYGSEPILYTTEEFFKAYGDPSWMKRLWIRDIFFEPDDFPGWIFWQYYSRASVPGINGPVDVNVFYGTEADLHGLILQEKIDNDR; from the coding sequence ATGCTCAAAAATCACAGACTTCGACTCATCACATTTGCCGGCCTGTTCGCTGCTCTCGCCACCGGCGCCGTCCTGCTCACTCCTGTTCTCTATGATCGCGGATGGCTTCAGTTCAACCATCCCGACAAAGAACGCTTTCCCGTCCGCGGCCTTGATGTCTCTCATCATCAGGGAGTCATCGACTGGCCGCTGGTCGGCCGCTCTGAGTACCGCTTCGTCTATATCAAGGCCACAGAAGGCGGCGATTTCACCGATCCACAATTTCACCGGAACTGGAAAGCAAGCGAAGAGGCCGGACTGATTCGTGGAGCCTACCATTTCTATACTCTCTGTCGGCCCGGAAGGGATCAGGCCGAGCATCTTATACGAACCGTGCCCGGGGCTCACATGCTTCCGCCGGCCATCGATCTGGAATTCGGCGGCAACTGCTCGAAACGCCCCGCCAGAGATGAATTCAATCGGGAACTGAATCAATTCCTGGACATGATACGGACCCACTACGGCTCAGAGCCGATCCTCTATACGACAGAGGAATTCTTTAAGGCCTATGGAGATCCCTCATGGATGAAGCGACTCTGGATACGCGACATCTTCTTCGAGCCCGATGATTTTCCGGGTTGGATCTTCTGGCAGTATTATTCAAGGGCCTCCGTTCCGGGCATTAACGGCCCGGTCGATGTCAATGTATTCTATGGAACAGAGGCCGATCTGCATGGCCTTATCTTACAAGAAAAGATAGACAACGATCGCTGA
- a CDS encoding endonuclease III domain-containing protein yields MSLFSTNWNDHFARLNERYGKRKHPLEYRNLYQLMIMTILSARDSDKHINQVAPPFFDAYPRLSDLARAKPRDLHPLLRGVTNYEKKCEWICETAKQIGSDDKIPLTLEGLVEMKGIGRKTALVILREIGKPGKGIIVDLHVERIVPRLGLGEGTPVKIEKALMGTLDPALWADAGMSLSFLGREICRPTNPKCPDCIFVDVCPYFQNRKT; encoded by the coding sequence ATGTCGCTTTTCTCGACGAACTGGAACGACCACTTCGCCCGACTTAACGAGCGTTACGGAAAACGCAAACATCCGCTTGAGTATCGGAACCTGTATCAGCTGATGATCATGACCATACTCTCGGCCAGAGATTCGGATAAACACATCAATCAGGTAGCGCCGCCGTTTTTTGACGCCTATCCCCGCCTGAGCGATCTGGCCCGTGCAAAGCCGCGTGATCTGCATCCGTTACTTCGCGGAGTCACGAACTACGAAAAGAAGTGCGAATGGATCTGCGAGACGGCAAAGCAGATCGGATCGGACGACAAGATCCCGCTCACACTTGAGGGCCTTGTTGAGATGAAAGGCATCGGACGCAAAACGGCGCTTGTCATACTCCGGGAGATCGGCAAGCCGGGAAAAGGCATCATCGTCGATCTGCATGTCGAGCGCATCGTCCCGCGGCTTGGACTCGGCGAAGGAACGCCTGTGAAGATCGAGAAGGCACTTATGGGAACGCTTGATCCGGCGCTCTGGGCCGATGCCGGAATGTCGCTCTCCTTTCTCGGGCGTGAGATCTGTCGCCCCACAAATCCGAAATGCCCCGATTGCATCTTCGTCGACGTCTGCCCCTACTTCCAGAACCGGAAGACGTGA